The DNA window TGGAGCAGCAACTCAGCTTGAGAAAATTGATATGCTTGATTTTGCAGATTTGGTTGCCATTAATAAGTTTGATAAACGTGGTTCTTTAGATGCATTAAGAGATGTAAAGAAACAGTATATGCGAAACAATAATCTTTGGGATACACCTCAAGATGAGTTACCTGTTTTTGGTACTATTGCCTCTCAGTTTAATGATCCAGGAATGAATACGCTTTACAAAGCTATTATGGATAAGCTTGTTGAGAAAACGAAGACCGATTTACAATCAACTTTCCTTATCTCTGATGAGATGAGCGAGAAGATCTTTGTGATTCCTCCTGCAAGAACACGTTATTTGTCTGAGATAGCTGAAAATAATCGTGCCTACGATAAAACAGCAAATAATCAAATTGAAGTAGCTCAAAAGCTTTATGGGATTTATAAAACCATTGAATCTGTTGCTGGAAATGCACCACAATTAGATAAAGCAGGAATTGAAAGTGAGTCTGTCAATCCGATTATAGTCGAGAACAAAGCCTTCATTAAGCTACTTGTTGGAGAATTCGATAGAGTAAAACTCAACCTAGACCCATATAACTGGGAAGTGATTACTGGTTGGGACGAAAAAGTAAACAAGTATAAAAATCCTATCTATTCCTTTAAAGTGAGAGATAAGGAGATTAAAATTGAAACTCAGACAGAGTCATTGTCTCATACGAAAATTCCTAAAGTCGCTCTGCCTAAGTATCAAGCTTGGGGAGATATTTTAAGATGGACTCTACAAGAAAATGTACCAGGAGAATTTCCATTTACAGCAGGATTATATCCTTTTAAACGCACAGGTGAAGATCCTGCTCGAATGTTTGCTGGCGAAGGTGGTCCAGAACGTACCAATCGTCGTTTTCATTATGTGAGTATGGGATTGCCTGCAAAGCGTTTGTCTACAGCATTTGACAGTGTAACACTCTACGGAAATGATCCAGATCACAGACCAGATATCTACGGAAAAATAGGTAATGCTGGTGTGTCAATCTGCTGTTTAGACGATGCTAAGAAACTATATTCTGGTTTTGATTTGGCAAATGTAATGACCTCAGTTAGTATGACGATTAATGGTCCTGCTCCAATGTTGTTAGGCTTTTTTATGAATGCTGCAATAGACCAACAATGTGAGCTTTATATCAAAGAAAATAACTTAGAGAAAGAGGTTGAAACTAAAATAACTAAGCTTTATAAAGACAAAGAACGTCCATCTTATAATGGCGAATTGCCAAAAGGGAATAACGGTTTAGGTTTAATGCTACTTGGAGTTACAGGTGACCAAGTGTTGCCAATAGACATTTATTTAGATATTAAAACAAAAACAATTGCTCAAGTTAGAGGAACGGTTCAAGCAGATATTTTAAAAGAAGATCAAGCACAAAACACTTGTATTTTTTCTACGGAATTTGCATTGCGTTTAATGGGAGACGTTCAAGAGTACTTCATTGATAATAATGTGCGTAACTTCTATAGTGTGTCTATTTCAGGATATCATATAGCTGAAGCTGGAGCAAATCCAATTTCACAATTGGCATTTACATTATCAAACGGATTTACTTACGTTGAATACTACTTGTCGAGAGGTATGGATATCAATAAATTTGGACCTAACTTATCGTTCTTTTTCTCAAACGGAATAGATCCAGAATACGCAGTCATTGGTCGTGTAGCTCGTAAGATTTGGTCTAAAGCTATGAAGCATAAGTATGGTGCAAATTCAAGAGCCCAAATGTTGAAATACCATATTCAAACGTCTGGTAGAAGTTTACATGCTCAAGAAATCGATTTTAATGATATTCGAACAACGCTTCAAGCTTTATATGCAATTTATGACAACTGTAACTCATTGCATACTAATGCGTATGATGAAGCTATTACAACACCAACTGAAGAATCGGTTCGTCGTGCGATGGCTATTCAGTTGATTATTAATAAAGAATTAGGTTTAAATAAAAATGAAAACCCAATTCAAGGGGCTTTTATTATCGAAGAACTAACAGATTTAGTTGAAGAAGCTGTGCTTTTAGAATTTGATCGTATCACAGAACGTGGTGGTGTTTTAGGAGCTATGGAAACCATGTATCAACGTTCTAAAATTCAAGAAGAAAGCTTGTATTATGAAACGCTTAAGCATAATGGTGATTTTCCAATTATTGGAGTAAATACATTTTTGAGTAGTACAGGATCTCCAACGGTTTTACCTGCGGAAGTGATTCGTGCCACTGAAGAAGAAAAGCAATTCCAGATAAAAACTTTAGAGAATCTTCATAAAGCGAATGATACAACTCAATTACTGAAAGATTTACAACTTAAAGCCGTTAATAACGAAAACATATTTGAAGCTTTAATGGATGTATGTAAAGTGTGTTCTTTAGGAGAAATTACTTCAGCTTTGTTTGAAGTAGGCGGTCAGTATCGCAGAAATATGTAATTTTATATAAACCATTTAGATTTAAAAACAATTATGAAGTACTTTAAGATTATTGCCATATTATTATTTAGTTCAGTCATTTCTTTCTATAGCTGTAATGACACTACTAAAGCACCAAAAGAAGACAGTACAAAACCATTGGAAGTTGAAAATTTAAAAACAGAACCAACTACAGCAACTCCAACGACTAAAGAGCCTGCTCAAAATACAGCAGGAGTTTGGCATTATACCTGCAGAATAGGTTGCCCTGGAGGTGCAGGAAAAGCTGATAAATGTGGAACATGTGGAAATGTTTTAGCGCATAATACAACTTATCATGACAAAGCAAATAGTGCAACAACAGCTCCTTTTGCTGCTCCTGTTGCTTCTAAAACTGTTACACAAGATAAGAAGCCTGAGCCTGCTCAAAACTCAGCTGGAGTATGGCATTATACATGTTCAAAAGGCTGTGCAGGTGGTTCTGGAGCTGCAGGCTCTTGTAGTACTTGTAAAGGCGCTTTAGCTCATAACTCTGCATATCATTAGTAACTGTAAAGTGTTGTTATGAAAACAGTTTAATCATAACTCGTACTTGGAATTTCTTAGCGAATTCACCTTAAAGATTTCTTTTTTACTAATTTTTTTAGCAGGAAAACACTGCCAAATTTGAGCATGTTGTCATGCATTAAACAGACCAATGATTCATTTAATAGTCGGAAATACAGGCTCAGGAAAAACAACATATTCTAAGGAATTGAAAAGAAAAACAAACGGGATTGTTTTTTCAATTGACAAATGGAATAATACATTATTTCTTGCAGATAAAACTCCTGATGACGGATTAGAATGGTTTCTGGAACGAATTGATAGAGCCGAATTATTGATTATGGAGTTAATAGATCAATTAGAAAACTCTAATACAGATTCTATTCTCGATTTAGGATTATCGAAATTTGAGCACAGAGAAAAATTTAGAACATTCGCTAAATTAAAAGGCTATGAGTTAAAGTTTCATTTTTTAGACATTTCAAAGGAAATTCGTTTTGAAAGAGTCATGAAACGAAATCATGAAAAAGGAGTAACATTTGAATTTGAAGTCAGTAAAGAAAACTTTGACTTTATGGAAACCTGGTTTGAAAGACCTAACAAGGATGAACTTATTGGTGGATTTATAATTTCAGAATAGAAGATGTTTATTAAACCGATCTAATTAATTCGGTATTCTCAAAAAAAACTTATTTCAGCGATTTTGAGACTGAATAGCTGTTCTGTTTGATTCGTGTTTTTTACTTTAGTAACCTCAAAAACAATTTAAAAAATTAGGATGACACAATTGAAAAATAAAAAGGCAATCATAACTGGAGGAGGAAGAGGACTAGGGAAAGCGACAGCAATAGCCTTTGCAAAAGAAGGAATTGATGTTGCTATTACAGGAAGAAATGAAACTGTTTTAAAAGCAACCGTTTCAGAATTGGAAGCATTTGGCGTTAAAGCTATATATTCAGTATTTGATGTTAGTGATTATGAGGCTGTTCAAAAAGGTATAAAAGATATAATCAATTCTTTGGGTTCTATTGATATTTTGGTAAACAATGCTGGAATTGCTGCTTTTGGAACGTTGAATGACATGGACGTAAACCAATGGAGTCAAATCATTCAAACCAATCTTATGGGAATGTATTATGTAACTAAAGAAGTGTTGCCATATTTAATTAATCAA is part of the Psychroserpens ponticola genome and encodes:
- a CDS encoding methylmalonyl-CoA mutase family protein, encoding MKQVAPYNPKYKVRIVTAASLFDGHDASINIMRRIIQATGVEVIHLGHDRSVEEVVNTAIQEDVNAICLTSYQGGHNEYFKYMYDLLKERGADHIKIFGGGGGVILPSEIKELMDYGIARIYSPDDGREMGLQGMINDLVQQSDFAIGDTLNSEIDNLPKKNPKAIARVISSAENFPEVAKDTLDKIHTKNKNSITPVLGITGTGGAGKSSLVDELVRRFLIDFPEKTIGIVSVDPSKRKTGGALLGDRIRMNAINSPRVYMRSLATRQSNLALSKYVNEAVQVLKASEFDLIILETSGIGQSDTEIIEHSDVSLYVMTPEFGAATQLEKIDMLDFADLVAINKFDKRGSLDALRDVKKQYMRNNNLWDTPQDELPVFGTIASQFNDPGMNTLYKAIMDKLVEKTKTDLQSTFLISDEMSEKIFVIPPARTRYLSEIAENNRAYDKTANNQIEVAQKLYGIYKTIESVAGNAPQLDKAGIESESVNPIIVENKAFIKLLVGEFDRVKLNLDPYNWEVITGWDEKVNKYKNPIYSFKVRDKEIKIETQTESLSHTKIPKVALPKYQAWGDILRWTLQENVPGEFPFTAGLYPFKRTGEDPARMFAGEGGPERTNRRFHYVSMGLPAKRLSTAFDSVTLYGNDPDHRPDIYGKIGNAGVSICCLDDAKKLYSGFDLANVMTSVSMTINGPAPMLLGFFMNAAIDQQCELYIKENNLEKEVETKITKLYKDKERPSYNGELPKGNNGLGLMLLGVTGDQVLPIDIYLDIKTKTIAQVRGTVQADILKEDQAQNTCIFSTEFALRLMGDVQEYFIDNNVRNFYSVSISGYHIAEAGANPISQLAFTLSNGFTYVEYYLSRGMDINKFGPNLSFFFSNGIDPEYAVIGRVARKIWSKAMKHKYGANSRAQMLKYHIQTSGRSLHAQEIDFNDIRTTLQALYAIYDNCNSLHTNAYDEAITTPTEESVRRAMAIQLIINKELGLNKNENPIQGAFIIEELTDLVEEAVLLEFDRITERGGVLGAMETMYQRSKIQEESLYYETLKHNGDFPIIGVNTFLSSTGSPTVLPAEVIRATEEEKQFQIKTLENLHKANDTTQLLKDLQLKAVNNENIFEALMDVCKVCSLGEITSALFEVGGQYRRNM
- a CDS encoding AAA family ATPase, with protein sequence MIHLIVGNTGSGKTTYSKELKRKTNGIVFSIDKWNNTLFLADKTPDDGLEWFLERIDRAELLIMELIDQLENSNTDSILDLGLSKFEHREKFRTFAKLKGYELKFHFLDISKEIRFERVMKRNHEKGVTFEFEVSKENFDFMETWFERPNKDELIGGFIISE
- a CDS encoding 3-ketoacyl-ACP reductase, producing the protein MTQLKNKKAIITGGGRGLGKATAIAFAKEGIDVAITGRNETVLKATVSELEAFGVKAIYSVFDVSDYEAVQKGIKDIINSLGSIDILVNNAGIAAFGTLNDMDVNQWSQIIQTNLMGMYYVTKEVLPYLINQNEGEIINVSSTAGLNGNASTSAYSASKFAVIGMSESLMKEVRKNNIRVCTLTPSTIASDMSIDLGIADSESQDSVLQPEDFAELILAGLKLPKRAMLKSASLWSTNP